A segment of the Pedobacter faecalis genome:
AGTTGACTTCCCGGCTCAGCTGGATACCATGTCCGGCGATCAAATCCTGAATACCGGCAAGCGCTTCGTCAATAACCTCGCTAAGGTCATGCCGCTGCAAATTCAACGTCTTTGTTTCCGTACTGGATATGAAATTATGGATCAGCTGATTTAGCCTGTCGCAGTTGGCACGAACGATCTCCAGATTGCGCTGTACGGATTCATTATAAGCGAAACCTTCCTCGCTGGCCAATTCCTCAAGGGCGAGATTTATGGTCGACAACGGATCCCTCAGTTCGTCACCCAAGCCTCTCGCTATATGTTCAGAAATGGCCATTTTACCTAAATTCACAGATTGATCTTCAATTTGCTTGCGATAGCTCAGGTCGCGAACAATGGTATGGTAAGTTTCCGTTACACTGATCATGTCGGTTTGAATAAATGAAGACAAACTGCAATGGTACACATCGCCTGTGCCCGACACCATCTCACATTCAAAGTCGCTTAGTAGTCCTTTTGTTTCCAGAAGATGATGGAATTGTTCGGCATCAACGGGATTTCTAAACAATGACCGGTCATCGAGGCCGGAAATCTGATCATGCTGATATCCGAAAAACCTTAATCCTCCGCTATTCATATCCTGGATCCGGCCCTTATCGTCAGATATAAAAATGGGATCTTTGGCCTGCTCGAACATCGTCCGGTATTTACGCTCGCTGCTCTTCAGCGCTTTCAAGATTCCCGCCTGCGTTAATGAGTACCTGATGCAGCGGTCAAGCATATCAGCTTCGATCTCATCTTTTACAAGATAATCCGCGGCGCCATACTGCATCGCCTGCTCATCAATTGAGCGGTCACCTTTTCCCGTTAACATGATAACGGGTTGTTCGGATCCCGAATTTTTTGCTTCCTGAAGCAACTCTATACCCGTACTTTTTCCAAGTCTGTAGTCGACCAGATAAACATCGTACAATGCTTTGCGTATAGCGGAAATGCCCTTCTCATAACTATTTACCCAGGAAAGCTCATATTTATCGGCCAACTCTCCAAATATCGCTTTGGTCAAGACATAGTCGTCTTCGTCATCGTCGATCAGCAGCACTTTAATTTTTTCCATCACTTTTTAAATTGAGCGTGTTAGTATGCTTTTTAGGCAACAGCACAGTGAAAACGGAACCTTGTCCCGGCTCACTGTCTGCATATATCAGCCCATTATGGTACGACACTATCTTTTTGCATATGGCCAGTCCAATACCCGTCCCCTCATATTCACTACGGATATGCTGTCTGTGAAAGAGATCAAATATCCGCCCTGCGTCGTTTCTATCAAAACCTATTCCGTTATCTTCAATGGTGATTGAAGCGTATTGTTGCCGGGGGACTATACCTTCCAGGTTCAACTGATCGTCTGTGGCCGACTGTGCGCTGATCTTAACGTGGGGGGGCTGTCCGGATTTGGTAAATTTAAGCGCATTACCTATCAGATTCAAAAACAACTGGTAGAGCTGGGTCTCAACGCCATAAACGCCTATCGATGCACTTACACTGATCGTCGCCTGTTTCTGCTCGATCGTATAATCCATGTCGTGCGTTATCCTTGTGATCAGATCACCCAGGTCGACCACCGTAAACCGCTTCCCATCACGGGTAGCTTTTGAAAATGTAAGCAGGTCGCTGATCAATACCCGCATGCGGTTAGCTGCCTGATCCATTCTGGACAAATAATCTTGAGCCTCTTCATCAAGGTTGCCACTGTGCTGCTCCTTAAGGCGCTTGCTAAAGGCCTGGATTTTTCGCAGCGGTTCCTGCAAATCGTGCGAAGCGACATAGGCGAACTGCTCCAAATCCTGATTTGACCGGTTAAGCGCGGATATCTTTTCTTCAAGCTGTACTTGCGCTTCACGCAATTCCGTAACGTCCTGAGTTGTTCCGATATAGGCAAAATTGTCGTTGATGCCAATACGCTTATATTCGCCCGCAGTAAGTACATGCCTGATCTGACCCGAAGGGCGCACAATACGATAATTTAGTTTAAATGGCGTTTTCCTTATCTGAGCCCGTTCAAATTCGGCCGTGACCTCCTTAAGATCCTCCTCATGTATCAGACTTTGGTAAGTATTGATATTCATTGTCACCGAATGAGGGAACAACCCGTGAATATTGTACATTTCGTCTGACCAAAGGATGTACTGTTTTCCTTCCATCCACTCCCAACTCCCGCTGTGAGAAACTTTTTCCGCCTCTCTTAGCAATGTCTCGTTAATTCTCAGCTTGAGCACGGCCTCCTTCAGTTCTGTGATATCCTGGATGGTCGCCACAAGCCGGCTTTCATCTGACAGGTAAAGTCCTTGCGCAAGAATATACTTTCTAAGACCTGAAGGCTGCATGATCTGGTATTCAACGGCGAAATTTGAATTATTGTTTACTGCGGATTCCAGTGCCTTGGCGACCTTCTCCCGGTATTCGGGAACGATGACCCGGGTGTTTAGTTCTGCATCAGGTGTTATCTCGGTCTTAGTAAAACCATAAATGCGGTAAAGCTCGTCCGACCATTCAACCGCCCCCGAGCGTGTGTCTACCTGCCATGTTCCGATATGGGCTATCTGCTCTGCCCGCTCCAGCAGTTGTCCTTTGCTGGCCAACCCACGATTAGTTTGTTCTAGTTCCGTTACATTGTGCGTATATCGCCGGATTGCCCCGCTCAACCTCATGTTCATATACAACAAGATGAGGCATATCAGGCCGATTGCGATGGAGAAAAACACGGCTATGTGTCAAGATTGATCGCTTTCATTTTATTATACAAAGTTTTGCGATCGATATTAAGGATCTTGGCTGCCTTGGTCTTATTGAAGTTGACCTCGCGCAGCACCTTCAAAATGGTTTCGTATTCAGCCTCCAATGCTGCGTTTTTCAAGTCTCTGGGCTTATCAAACCGGGAAAGCGAGTTCTCTATCGCAGAAGCCTTGGCATAGGTCGATATTTCGAGTGGAAGGGCTTTCAATTGGATTTCGTCGGTTTCCGCGAGGAGCGTAGCCCGTCGCACAACGTTTTTTAACTCCCTTACATTTCCCGGCCAGTTATAGGTCAGAAGGCACTCCTCCACCTCTGCGGAAAATCCTTTTACGTTTTTATCCAGTTCCCTGTTTGCGAAGTCCAGAAAATTATTGGCGAAAGTAAGGATATCCCGACCTCGCTGACTTAAAGGCGGAAGTTCAATGGAAAATTCATTGAATCTGTGAAACAAATCTTCCCTGAATTTACCTTTTTGAATAGCGTTGGCCAGGTTCTCGTTAGTCGCTACAATAATGCGCACATCAAGGTCTATCTCTTTGGTGCTACCGATCCGCTTTATCTTTCGCTCCTGAACCGTGCGGAGCAAGGCCGCCTGAATATCGTAAGATAGGTTGCCTACCTCATCAAGAAACAAAGTACCTCCGTTCGCCATTTCAAAGTGACCGATCTTCGTATATAAGGCTCCTGTGAAGGCGCCTTTTTCATGCCCAAAGAACTCGCTGCCGGCAAGTTCCTTGGTTAAGGATCCACAGTCCATTGCAACAAAGGGCTGATCTTTTCGGGGACTGTTGAGATGAATCGCCTTTGCAACCGACTCTTTCCCTGTACCACTTTCCCCCATCAGGATGACGCTGTAGGAAGTTGGTGCTACAAGCTGTATCTGCTTGAGCAAATCTTTTGAAGATTGACTCTGACCTACCACAAAATTGTCCGTATTAACATAGGTTGCTTTTGCCGGCTTTTGCTTAGGAGCATCTGCGGAAATATCGGATTGGTCCGTATTCAGTGCGATCTGCGTCTCAATCGCTTTGTTGATCGTGTTCAGAATTTCATCGGGATAGAGCGGCTTGGTGATGTAATCATAGGCCCCAAGTTTAATAAGTTCAACAGCCAGCTTGATATCTGAATAACCAGTGATGATGATCACTCCGGTTTTAGGGTAGCTTTCCTTAATTCTGATGAGCATTTCCTTTCCATCTGTATCTTCCAAACGATAGTCGCACAGCACCAGATCGTACTTTTCGCGGCTCAGGTGTTCCATGGCAGTAACGCCGCTGGTTGCGGTAGTCACGCTGAAAGAATTCCTGGTTAAAAACTTCGAAAGAAGCAGACCTATATTGACCTCATCATCTACTATTAATATTTTTCTCATATAGCTAACTTGGCACCTTATTTACGAAATAAATATAGGTATGTTTTTTTTATTGGGAAATATTCTCCACAGTTTTATTTAAAAAAGTCCCAATAAACCTCGAAGAAAAAAGGAAATAAGGCGTGTTCCCGAGCTATATGCCCTTGAATACCGGCTTGCGCTTTTCCATAAAGGCCTGCACCCCCTCCTGGAAATCATGTGTACCGAAGCACGCGGCAAACTCGTTAATTTCCGTCAGAAAGCCGGAATTTCCAGTCGACGCGTTTACGGCCCGGATAGCTGCGGCGATCGCCAAAGGCGCGTGCTGTATGATTTTTCTCATGACCTCTTCTGACTTTTCCTTGAGTTCTCCTAAAGGAACGATATGATTGACTATTCCGATTTCAAGAGCATTCGACGCGGTGATCATCTCTGCCGTTGCGATCATTTCAAGTGCCCGACCTTTGCCGATCAGCTGAGTCAACCGCTGTGTACCGCCATAACCAGGTATAAGCCCCAAGGTAACCTCCGGTAAACCCAGCCGCGCGTGATCTGCGGCTATGCGAAGATGACACGACAAGGCCAGTTCCAGCCCGCCTCCGAGTGCAAAACCGTTGATAGCGGCGATAACCGGCTTAACGGAAGTCTCGATGGCGTTAAAAACGCTGCGTTGACCTGTCTCCGCTAAAGCCTTACCCTGTTCTACATTAAAGGATGCGAATTCAGCGATATCGGCGCCTGCAACAAACGCCTTCTCACCGGCACCTGTAAGTATAATCCCTCCAATGTTCGGATCTGCCTGCGCCGAAGCGATGACATCACTGAGTTCGGTGATCGTCTGAGTGTTTAGCGCATTGAGTTTCGGAGCTCTGTTAATCGTGACATGAAGAATACGGTCTCTTAATTCGACGAGAAGATTTTGATAGGTCATAGTTAAAAAGTTCTGTTTACGGATACCCAGTTCTTTATATAATCGACAACGGATGCCATTGTAGTACCCGGCGAAAACAGCTCTCCTACACCCATTTTCTTGAGCGCTAAGGCATCTGCCGCCGGAATTATGCCACCTCCGGTAAGCAACACGTCGTTGAGTCCCTTCTCATTCATCAACCGTATGATCTTAGGGAATACGGTCATATGCGCGCCGGAAAGAATTGAGATGCCGATAGCGTCGACATCTTCCTGCAATGCTGTATTCACCACCATCTCCGGCGTTTGCCTTAACCCTGTATAGATGACTTCCATTCCGGCATCGCGGAGCGAAGTAGCGATTACTTTTGCGCCTCTGTCATGTCCGTCAAGCCCCACTTTCGCGACAAGAACACGTATCGGTCTTTGTAATGCGTTATCCATATTAATGTGAATAGTATGCGGTAAATGTAATTAATTTAGCGGTTTTATGTTAACTTTGAGGCAAAAATTACAGTTTTTATGAGTGAGGAAAGATCATTGAACTTTATTGAAGAGATCATTGAAAACGATTTAAAGAGGGGCCGGTACGAAACCTTAATAACCCGCTTCCCTCCGGAACCGAACGGTTATCTCCACATCGGACATGCAAAAGCCATTTGTCTTAATTTCGGCCTTACTCAGAAATACGGAGGCTATACCAATCTCAGATTTGACGACACAAACCCAGTGACGGAAAAGACAGAATATGTGGACAGCCAGCAAAACGATATAAAGTGGTTGGGCTTTCAGTGGAAAAATGAACTTTATACCTCTGACTATTTCGATACTTTATACGCTTTCGCAGTAAAACTCATCGAAAAAGGACTGGCCTATGTAGACGATAGCACGGCAGACGAGATTGCTGAACAGAAAGGCACTCCGACTGAACCGGGGAGAGACAGCCCTTACAGGACCCGAACAATTGCAGAGAATCTTGATCTTTTCAGCCGGATGAAAGCAGGCGAATTCCCTGACGGAGCATGCACGCTTCGCGCAAAGATTGACATGGCAAGTCCGAATATGCTAATGCGCGATCCGATCTTATACCGGATCAAACACGCGGATCACCATCGTACAGGAAACAAATGGTGCATCTATCCTATGTATGATTTCGCTCACGGGCAAAGTGACAGCATTGAATCAATTACCCATTCTATTTGCACACTCGAGTATGTTGCGCACCGTGAATTGTACGACTGGCTGATTGAGCAATTGGACATCTTCCCGTCTAAACAATACGAGTTTGCCCGACTAAACCTGTCATATACCGTAATGAGCAAGCGTAAGCTTCTGCAGCTTGTAAATGACGGTGTGGTAAGTGGCTGGGACGATCCGCGCATGCCTACGATAAGCGGTCTGAGACGCAGAGGATATACCCCGGAGAGCATTCGCGATTTTTGTGAAAGAATCGGGATCGCAAAACGCGAAAACATCATAGAGTTAAGCCTCCTGGAATTCTGTATCCGGGAACATCTTAACAAAACCGCCACCAGAGTGATGGCCGTGATGGACCCAATTAAACTTGTTAT
Coding sequences within it:
- a CDS encoding sigma-54-dependent transcriptional regulator gives rise to the protein MRKILIVDDEVNIGLLLSKFLTRNSFSVTTATSGVTAMEHLSREKYDLVLCDYRLEDTDGKEMLIRIKESYPKTGVIIITGYSDIKLAVELIKLGAYDYITKPLYPDEILNTINKAIETQIALNTDQSDISADAPKQKPAKATYVNTDNFVVGQSQSSKDLLKQIQLVAPTSYSVILMGESGTGKESVAKAIHLNSPRKDQPFVAMDCGSLTKELAGSEFFGHEKGAFTGALYTKIGHFEMANGGTLFLDEVGNLSYDIQAALLRTVQERKIKRIGSTKEIDLDVRIIVATNENLANAIQKGKFREDLFHRFNEFSIELPPLSQRGRDILTFANNFLDFANRELDKNVKGFSAEVEECLLTYNWPGNVRELKNVVRRATLLAETDEIQLKALPLEISTYAKASAIENSLSRFDKPRDLKNAALEAEYETILKVLREVNFNKTKAAKILNIDRKTLYNKMKAINLDT
- a CDS encoding glutamine--tRNA ligase/YqeY domain fusion protein — protein: MSEERSLNFIEEIIENDLKRGRYETLITRFPPEPNGYLHIGHAKAICLNFGLTQKYGGYTNLRFDDTNPVTEKTEYVDSQQNDIKWLGFQWKNELYTSDYFDTLYAFAVKLIEKGLAYVDDSTADEIAEQKGTPTEPGRDSPYRTRTIAENLDLFSRMKAGEFPDGACTLRAKIDMASPNMLMRDPILYRIKHADHHRTGNKWCIYPMYDFAHGQSDSIESITHSICTLEYVAHRELYDWLIEQLDIFPSKQYEFARLNLSYTVMSKRKLLQLVNDGVVSGWDDPRMPTISGLRRRGYTPESIRDFCERIGIAKRENIIELSLLEFCIREHLNKTATRVMAVMDPIKLVITNYPEDKEEILIGENNPEAEDKGGTREIPFSNTLWIEREDFMEVPAKKWFRLAPGSMVRLKHAYIVKCEDFKKDDNGNLTEVHCSYIPESKSGSDTSGINVKGTIHWVSASHAKKAEVRLYDRLFTVESPDAEAGDFKDYLNPNSVEVLHDVYIEPFLAQASSDVRYQFIRKGYYCLDRDATAEKPVFNRTVSLKDAWSKANK
- a CDS encoding hybrid sensor histidine kinase/response regulator, producing the protein MEKIKVLLIDDDEDDYVLTKAIFGELADKYELSWVNSYEKGISAIRKALYDVYLVDYRLGKSTGIELLQEAKNSGSEQPVIMLTGKGDRSIDEQAMQYGAADYLVKDEIEADMLDRCIRYSLTQAGILKALKSSERKYRTMFEQAKDPIFISDDKGRIQDMNSGGLRFFGYQHDQISGLDDRSLFRNPVDAEQFHHLLETKGLLSDFECEMVSGTGDVYHCSLSSFIQTDMISVTETYHTIVRDLSYRKQIEDQSVNLGKMAISEHIARGLGDELRDPLSTINLALEELASEEGFAYNESVQRNLEIVRANCDRLNQLIHNFISSTETKTLNLQRHDLSEVIDEALAGIQDLIAGHGIQLSREVNLSGAQAFVDRQKMVEALKIVLVNAVEAMETYPKQIHVKASINEKSFEIVVEDNGPGILPGNRSKIFEPFFTTKIRANGLGLTHAQRLLTTHHGHITYKALPSGSQFLIQVPVYKDSTLWL
- a CDS encoding enoyl-CoA hydratase/isomerase family protein; amino-acid sequence: MTYQNLLVELRDRILHVTINRAPKLNALNTQTITELSDVIASAQADPNIGGIILTGAGEKAFVAGADIAEFASFNVEQGKALAETGQRSVFNAIETSVKPVIAAINGFALGGGLELALSCHLRIAADHARLGLPEVTLGLIPGYGGTQRLTQLIGKGRALEMIATAEMITASNALEIGIVNHIVPLGELKEKSEEVMRKIIQHAPLAIAAAIRAVNASTGNSGFLTEINEFAACFGTHDFQEGVQAFMEKRKPVFKGI
- a CDS encoding cobalamin B12-binding domain-containing protein, translated to MDNALQRPIRVLVAKVGLDGHDRGAKVIATSLRDAGMEVIYTGLRQTPEMVVNTALQEDVDAIGISILSGAHMTVFPKIIRLMNEKGLNDVLLTGGGIIPAADALALKKMGVGELFSPGTTMASVVDYIKNWVSVNRTF
- a CDS encoding sensor histidine kinase, translating into MNMRLSGAIRRYTHNVTELEQTNRGLASKGQLLERAEQIAHIGTWQVDTRSGAVEWSDELYRIYGFTKTEITPDAELNTRVIVPEYREKVAKALESAVNNNSNFAVEYQIMQPSGLRKYILAQGLYLSDESRLVATIQDITELKEAVLKLRINETLLREAEKVSHSGSWEWMEGKQYILWSDEMYNIHGLFPHSVTMNINTYQSLIHEEDLKEVTAEFERAQIRKTPFKLNYRIVRPSGQIRHVLTAGEYKRIGINDNFAYIGTTQDVTELREAQVQLEEKISALNRSNQDLEQFAYVASHDLQEPLRKIQAFSKRLKEQHSGNLDEEAQDYLSRMDQAANRMRVLISDLLTFSKATRDGKRFTVVDLGDLITRITHDMDYTIEQKQATISVSASIGVYGVETQLYQLFLNLIGNALKFTKSGQPPHVKISAQSATDDQLNLEGIVPRQQYASITIEDNGIGFDRNDAGRIFDLFHRQHIRSEYEGTGIGLAICKKIVSYHNGLIYADSEPGQGSVFTVLLPKKHTNTLNLKSDGKN